The sequence GACGCTATCCCCCAGAGAAATGTAGCCAGCTAAGCtacaacaacataacatgacagTGACTAGTAGCTATATCTACATAAATTTCAAGCAAATAATGTTGACTAACCACCATACTTCGGATTTGTAGAGACTTGCATTTTTGTTGTACCCTCTGTTGGTCAATGTTAAAAACTAGAAAAGTAATATTTCAGAGTAATATAAAACTTTACTCTGTTCCCACATTTCCCCCCCATCTCTTCCCTCCcatatatatgtgtttatttttagtttgtcTTTTGAAAGTTGAGAGCAGCTTCTTATTTGGATTGCACAGTTAAATTAATGTATCTGTGAAGGTATGGCTATGGCGACTCCTTCGGGATCAATTTCTCTCCACCCTCAATGTTACATGTTCCCTCTGCCATCTTTCTATCAAGTAAACTGAAGCTCTGAGGCAGTTTTATTTCATACAGCACAGAAAGCTCAGCTGCACTTGAACTTCAGAAAAGCTAATGTAGCTTGTGTGGACGCTACCGCTCTACTTGATCAATAGAAAAGCTTGGCTACTGAAAACACTATTTGATTCAGAAAACAGCAACACTACTACCATGCTACTGAGAAATATAGTTAAACTAGTGGCACTGCTACTTGTAGCGATGTTACTGCCCAATACTGCCCATTTCCACATACTTATTGAGCGtgtcagtattgtattaagacagaatgaaaaaacCCAAACCTATCCATTaaatttcttttcaaaataGAGTTTTAAAGTATATCTACAGTAATCTATTTAAGTATGGGTGTACATACACAGCGTTTTTGgaggctttgaccactggcagcagtCTCAGAACAGCTTCttctgaagcagagtatttcctCAGGTCAAACACGTCCAGGTCTTCCTCAGAGGACAGTAAGATAAAGACCAGAGcagaccactgagcaggagaaaGTTCTTCTGCATAGAGACTTCCTGAACTCAGATGGTCttggatctcctccactagagaatggtccttcagctcattcagacagtggaacagattgatgcttctctcATGAGAGGTGCTCTCCCTAATTTTCTCCTTGACATACTCAGCCATTTCCTGGTTGGTCTGTGAgttacttcctgtctgtgtcagcaggCCATGTAGAAGAATTTGGTTAGTCTCAAGAGAAAGGCCCAGAAGGAATCGGAGGAACAAGTCAAGGTGCCCATTTGGACTCTGCAAAGCCTTGTCCACGGCACTCTGATAGAAGAGTTTAAATTTGTCACTTAACAGTTCAGATGTCTGGGATTTTGATTCTTCTTCTGCCAGGACGTTGACACCGTagttgatgaatgtcagatggtCATAAAGAGCAGCAAGgaactcctgaacactcagatggacgaagcagaacaccttgtcctggtaaagccctctctcctctttaaagaccTGTGTGAATACTCCTGagtacactgaggctgctctgatattgatgccacactctgtcaggtctgattcatagaagatcaggttgcctttgtgcagctgctcaaaagccagttttcccagagacacaatcatctgtctgctctctgggttccagtgtggatctgtctcagctaCTCTGTGATACTTTGCATTGCTGAGTTTGGTTTGAATcaccaggaagtggatgtacatctcGGTTAAGGTCTTAGGCAGCTCTGCGCCCTCTCTGGTTTTCATCACATCgtccagaactgtagcagtgatccagcagaagactgggattTGGCACATGGTGTAGAGGCTTTGTGttgtcttgatgtgggagatgattcTTAAGGCCTGCTGCTTATCTCTGAATCTCTTcttgaagtactcctccttctgtgggtcATTGAagcctctgacctctgtcaccacGTCAACACACTCAGGAGGaacctgattggctgctgcaggtcgtgtggttatccagaggcgagcagagggaagcagtttccctctgatgaggtttgtcagcagcacatccactgaggtggactctgtaacatcagtcaggatctcattgttgtggaagtccagaggaagtcgacactcatccagaccgtcaaagatgaacacaacctggaactcATCAAACCggcagattcctgcttctttggtttcgGTAAAGAGGTGATGGATAAGTTTcaccaagctgtactttttccCTTTCATCAAATTTAGCTCTCGGAAAGTGACTGGAAATGTGAGCTGTATATTTTGGTgggctttgtcttcagcccagtccagagcAAACTTGTGTGTTAAGACggttttcccaatgccagccactccctttgtcatcagTGTTCTGACAGGGGGATCTATTCCAGGTTTGAAAATGTCTTCAGatctgattgttgtttctgaCCTTGCTGGTTTCCTGaatgctgtttcaatctgtctgacctcatgttcgTTATTGATCCGTCCAGTCCCTCCCTCCGTGATGTAAAGCTCTGTGTAGATCTCATTCAGGAGAGTTGGGTTCCCAGCTTTGGCAATCCcctcaaacaaacactgaaacctCTCTTTCAGATTAGATTTGAGTTTATACTGGCACGCTTCAGGAGATTCTGAATTAGAACAACAATTAAGATAATGAGTGGATGTTACATTAAATATCAACTGCAACATAGTTTTCATCtcatttgatatattttgcTGCTGTCCACCACTGTGTGTGGCATGCTACAACCACATTCTTTTTCACCATTTGAGTGAATGACAATATGAATGTAGAGTTAGCAATTTAGATCTGCTTCCTGGTTGGCAAAATACCCAGATTTGCAATACTCAGACACTACCAAATCTCTTATTTTCTTAAATCTTTAATTTTAATCTCTTGTCTTTTCATAAGCAAAgagctttttttcattttagctgCTGCTGAACATTGTTTTTACCAGTTGAAATGAGAAATGTCAAAGGCAGTACATTATATTAGCCAGAGCTAATATAAAGTTAACTTGTAAGTAATTGACTAGAGGTGGAAATAACAGTTTTGGCTGAAATAACAGTTTTGCTGTTGTTTGATTAATATGCTTTCTGCAAACCAGTGTCTGCACTTGGCCAAAGATCAtcttttagcaaaaaaaaaaacactctctaTAGGGCTGTGGTCAAGACCACTCAAGTCAAGTTCGAGTCAAGACCAAgtccaaaaaaaagaaaaacagtatccattaaatctgtgaaaaaagtgtgagaaatatgagaaaatatgatatgagaaaaaaatgtttttgcacaatACCAAATGATAAAAAGTTTTGTGTCTTTGGTgtgtcctggtcctggtcctggtaGCCTGGTTAAGATGCATGCCACATCACGACAACGTCAATGTTACGATTCCAAcagtggacctttgttgcatgtcataccctgtctctctcttcccttgtttcctgtcatttctCAACTGTTactatctaataaaggcataTGCCTTTTCAATCAACAAACAACTAGTTTAGATTTGATACAGGATTATAAAAAAAGCAGATTTGATAAGCAGATTTGTTAGTGGAGTGCAACTGAACTCCAACCCTACCTGGGGATAGCATGCAGTTATATAGAAACACTTAAAGTAATTTTGGAAATGCAATGGACAATTTTCTCTttggacaaatttaaaaaaataaatagtaaatagtaaaatagtaaaatttattttacaaagcCTCTTACTGCTCTGCAGAGAGTCAGCCAGCTCATCCTGATCCATTGTCCTCAGGAAGTTCAGTGAGATCTTCAGAAaagcctctctgctgcttctcCTGTGCTCTTTTTCCTTATCATCAATcacatcctcatcctccctcttcttctccaaACATTTTGGGTCATCCGAACTCAGAACCTTCTTGAACCTCTTCAGCTCATTCTTCACAAAAGTGATAATGTTCTCCTCAAGCAGCTGGAAAAGAATATTGTATTATTAAACAATGGGCTCCCAACCTGACCCATGCATCATTGCCCAAAATGTATTGCACCTAAAACTTACCCCTCAACTCAAATTACATATCCATTGGTAATTAACTGGGGTTAAattaataacaaataacaaatgaataaaacaggTGTACATTCTTACCCCTTACTTTTCATAAGCTTTATCTCCAAATACTGGAGGTTCTAATTTAGAGCCATAAAGTTAACAAACtctaattgttttcattataatCCAAAAGGTGTATGTGAGGGACTCCTACTGCTCCTactgaaatgaacaaaacatgaTCAGCAAGATTGTTTCATTAAAGAAGACTCACCACTCTGTTGGCCTTGATGAACTGAAAAACAGTCTGCTCACAATCATAGAGCAATTTTGTTTCTTAGACAAACAATCTTTGGCTGCAACATGGACACAGGCTTGCAAGAGCACAGTGACAATACGACAGTACAAAGTTTTTCTACTTAACTTTCATTAGCTACCCAAACCTACACACATGATTTACAGGCCCAGTTCCAGGAGTGTGCCCCAGTATCACTTTTTGCGGgtgagttttttttctaatgtctttaTCAGTCATAGCACCTTAAAGTACAACTTTTATCTGAATctgttatgataacattgtactcacaaAACACGGGAATAGGTCCAACAGGGAGGAAAATGCTACCAACTCttttggaggtaaaactgaaacataATCTGGGAGTACTAGGATATTCCCAAAGATTAGCTGTAGGAAGCTGCATGGAACTTCACGCTTTTGCCACCACAACCCTGACCagtaaaaatgactcaaaaatgaATGGAAGGATTGCCTATTGATACAAAAAATATTGTGACTGCCTTACAGGGTGTTGCATTCAGACAATTACAAAAATTGACTCTGTCATCAAATTGActgttatttcatttaattgaaTGAAGTAAAAGGTGTACATTTACACACCATAAATATGTAGTCCAAGTCTGTTTGATCATGCTTGGGCAACTGATCAGTGGGAACCTCTGACCTCTTCTGGTTGACTCTGTGAAGTACACATGAAATAAAGCGTTAAGTACTGGCTCATATCACAGTATGTCTTCCGGCCTTCCAGATTTTTGAAATGTAGTCATAACAGGTTGACTTAATTCCTGTAACCGTAGCCTCCTGTTTGGGACATTCGTTGGCCCTTTACCAATTTAGATTAGCTGAAAGGATTggaaacaaataataaataaaaaaacaatggatGCAGTATAATTTTGATGGTACTAATACGTACGTCATTTTAGGGAAGTCATGTCCATCTCTGAAGGTAAAAGGAGGTTCTATTGAttggtcactcttcatagacacacagctgggttcagggAAATCTGGTTTCTCCTTACGGATTCTGATAGACAGATAGGAACATCGCCATCTAATTAATCATCAGGAGCTGCTGGATACACACAAACTATTTGGGCAATAGTGCTCAATAAAATTTATAGTTCTTTCCACTCAatattttcttgtctcttctcatACTTTTTAAGCCAGTTGGTCCTTTGGTAACAAAGGATGGGAAGCTGACGAGAATGTTAtgcaggtatttggttataaaGCAACTATTAGACAAAAAATTGAAACCTGATGAGCCACATGAG comes from Thunnus maccoyii chromosome 8, fThuMac1.1, whole genome shotgun sequence and encodes:
- the LOC121902263 gene encoding LOW QUALITY PROTEIN: NACHT, LRR and PYD domains-containing protein 12-like (The sequence of the model RefSeq protein was modified relative to this genomic sequence to represent the inferred CDS: substituted 1 base at 1 genomic stop codon) — translated: MKRCSYLSSRSHQERPDSPEPSCVSFKSDDSKELPLMFKDGNYPPDKKCSYLSSRSHQERPDSPEPSCVSFKSDDSKELPLMFKDGKYPPDKKIRKEKPDFPEPSCVSMKSDQSIEPPFTFRDGHDFPKMTVNQKRSEVPTDQLPKHDQTDLDYIFMLLEENIITFVKNELKRFKKVLSSDDPKCLEKKREDEDVIDDKEKEHRRSSREAFLKISLNFLRTMDQDELADSLQSSRLIFNVTSTHYLNCCSNSESPEACQYKLKSNLKERFQCLFEGIAKAGNPTLLNEIYTELYITEGGTGRINNEHEVRQIETAFRKPARSETTIRSEDIFKPGIDPPVRTLMTKGVAGIGKTVLTHKFALDWAEDKAHQNIQLTFPVTFRELNLMKGKKYSLVKLIHHLFTETKEAGICRFDEFQVVFIFDGLDECRLPLDFHNNEILTDVTESTSVDVLLTNLIRGKLLPSARLWITTRPAAANQVPPECVDVVTEVRGFNDPQKEEYFKKRFRDKQQALRIISHIKTTQSLYTMCQIPVFCWITATVLDDVMKTREGAELPKTLTEMYIHFLVIQTKLSNAKYHRVAETDPHWNPESRQMIVSLGKLAFEQLHKGNLIFYESDLTECGINIRAASVYSGVFTQVFKEERGLYQDKVFCFVHLSVQEFLAALYDHLTFINYGVNVLAEEESKSQTSELLSDKFKLFYQSAVDKALQSPNGHLDLFLRFLLGLSLETNQILLHGLLTQTGSNSQTNQEMAEYVKEKIRESTSHERSINLFHCLNELKDHSLVEEIQDHLSSGSLYAEELSPAQWSALVFILLSSEEDLDVFDLRKYSASEEAVLRLLPVVKASKNAVLECIFTQNEGCGFSSTFLLSVIALQGNSFRASMEIRNSYSSTRPLSTYIYILGHLYCINADLKKPKPIFXCIFTLYCVFRLSGCNLSERSCEALATVLSSKSSCLIELDLSNNDLQDSGLKLLSAGLESPNCRLETLRLSGCLITDEGCVSLASALSSNPSHLRELDLSYNHLGDMGVKLLSDGLNDPHWKLDTLRVDHGEQWLKPGLRKYACELTLDPNTANRDILLSEGSRKASAVTEKQPYPHHPDRFDSLYGVLCVNGLTGRCYWEVEREGWLSIGVAYRGIRRKGSDNDCRLGRNDKSWALFASDNHFSAWHNDKEKNINVPPSFHSKRVGVYLDWHAGTLSFYRVSSDTLIHLHTFQSTFTEPLYPGFGFRPGSAVCMCKLSEEEPTSGNTTG